In Streptomyces sp. NBC_00878, a single window of DNA contains:
- a CDS encoding hydrogenase maturation protease, which translates to MRARTRIAVVGVGNEFRRDDGVGWAVVARLRERADERPLPPDTVLAACDGDPGRLIGLWEGASLAVVVDAAHAHPGTPGRVHRLELDGGHLAGPPSTSSHGLGLGEAVELARVLGLMPDRLVVYAVEGADGSFGTGLSPAVADAVDPLADAVEDEIVAARGQT; encoded by the coding sequence ATGAGAGCGCGCACGCGGATCGCCGTCGTCGGCGTCGGCAACGAGTTCCGGCGCGACGACGGCGTGGGCTGGGCCGTGGTCGCCCGGCTGCGCGAGCGGGCCGACGAGCGGCCGCTGCCGCCGGACACCGTGCTCGCCGCCTGCGACGGCGACCCCGGCCGGCTGATCGGACTGTGGGAGGGCGCCTCGCTGGCCGTGGTCGTGGACGCCGCCCACGCCCACCCGGGGACTCCCGGGCGCGTGCACCGCCTCGAACTCGACGGCGGGCACCTCGCCGGTCCGCCGTCCACCAGCTCGCACGGGCTGGGCCTCGGCGAGGCGGTCGAACTCGCCAGGGTGCTGGGGCTCATGCCGGACCGCCTCGTCGTGTACGCCGTGGAAGGCGCCGACGGTTCGTTCGGCACCGGGCTCTCCCCCGCCGTCGCCGACGCCGTGGATCCGCTCGCCGACGCCGTCGAGGACGAGATCGTGGCAGCCAGGGGGCAGACATGA
- the hypF gene encoding carbamoyltransferase HypF, which produces MTVRHFHVEGIVQGVGFRPFVYRTAAELGLDGWVANVNGHVEGEVAGPPRALEEFAARLRDDAPALARVRRVLLTENPRQRAYDPGFHVRRSASGHAGPREIPPDAAICAACLRELRDPRDRRYRYPFINCTDCGPRATIIEDLPYDRDRTTMRRFPLCAQCAAEYGDPADRRFHAEPVACRACGPSLAWEELRGEEALRAAVKAVEAGGIVALKGLGGYQLVCDAGDPRAVAELRRRKHRPAKPFAVMVPDVESAARLARIGAAERQALRSPERPVVLLARRRWRGTPPLAREVHPGLSLVGLFLPTTGLHHLLLDELARPLVVTSGNLTDEPIAIDDAEARHALAGVADGFLTHDRPIRSRYDDSVVQFTGRTRVTVRRARGLAPAPLPLDVRGPVAGVGAQLKHTFTLAADGRAHLGPHTGDLADLATFEAFQASYDHHKHLTGIEPRVLAHDLHPGYLSTQWALTQPLRRIAVQHHHAHVAACAAEHGVRGPFLGIAYDGLGLGDDGTLWGGEILVADLSGYRRVGRFATAPLPGGDAAVRHPSRTALGHLLGGETLGSPRPYPWLTRAFTDRLDPAEVAAVHAMIARDVNCPRASSAGRLFDTVAALLGLADRVSYEGEAAVLLEAAAGSEHAVPLPHRIVRVQGLWVYDPAPTLAGLLERQLGAEPVARLAAAFHLTLAIVTADLAARAVAEGAPRTVCLGGGCFVNRRLLTEVKRRLRAQGLRVLVGGQVPVGDGGISYGQAAVAAARLAEEE; this is translated from the coding sequence ATGACCGTGCGGCACTTCCACGTTGAGGGAATCGTCCAGGGCGTCGGCTTCCGCCCGTTCGTGTACCGGACCGCGGCCGAGCTCGGCCTGGACGGCTGGGTGGCCAACGTCAACGGCCACGTCGAGGGCGAGGTCGCCGGCCCGCCCCGCGCGCTGGAGGAGTTCGCGGCTCGACTGCGGGACGACGCGCCGGCCCTCGCCCGAGTGCGCCGGGTACTGCTGACGGAGAACCCGCGGCAGCGGGCGTACGACCCCGGTTTCCACGTGCGCCGCAGCGCATCCGGTCACGCCGGCCCCCGCGAGATCCCGCCCGACGCGGCGATCTGCGCCGCCTGCCTGCGCGAACTGCGCGACCCCCGCGACCGGCGCTACCGCTACCCGTTCATCAACTGCACCGACTGCGGACCGCGCGCCACGATCATCGAGGACCTTCCCTACGACCGGGACCGCACGACGATGCGCCGCTTCCCGCTGTGCGCGCAGTGCGCGGCGGAGTACGGCGATCCCGCCGACCGGCGCTTCCACGCCGAACCCGTCGCCTGCCGCGCCTGCGGGCCAAGCCTGGCCTGGGAGGAGCTGCGCGGCGAGGAGGCACTGCGGGCGGCGGTCAAGGCCGTCGAGGCGGGCGGGATCGTGGCGCTGAAGGGGCTCGGCGGCTATCAGCTGGTGTGCGACGCGGGCGATCCACGGGCCGTGGCCGAGCTGCGGCGGCGCAAGCACCGCCCGGCGAAACCGTTCGCCGTGATGGTCCCGGACGTGGAGTCGGCCGCCCGGCTTGCCCGGATCGGCGCCGCGGAGCGCCAGGCATTGAGGTCTCCGGAGCGCCCCGTGGTGCTGCTGGCCCGTCGACGGTGGCGCGGTACTCCTCCGCTGGCGCGAGAGGTGCATCCCGGCCTGAGCCTCGTCGGCCTGTTCCTGCCCACCACCGGCCTGCACCACCTCCTCCTCGACGAACTCGCCCGGCCCCTTGTGGTCACCAGCGGCAACCTCACCGACGAGCCCATCGCCATCGACGACGCCGAGGCCCGCCATGCCCTGGCCGGTGTCGCGGACGGCTTCCTCACGCACGACCGGCCGATCCGGTCCCGCTACGACGACTCCGTGGTGCAGTTCACCGGCCGCACCCGGGTCACCGTCCGCCGGGCCCGCGGCCTCGCCCCCGCGCCGCTGCCGCTCGACGTGCGGGGGCCGGTCGCCGGGGTCGGCGCGCAGCTGAAGCACACGTTCACGCTGGCCGCCGACGGCCGCGCCCACCTCGGCCCGCACACCGGCGACCTGGCCGACCTGGCGACCTTCGAGGCGTTCCAGGCGTCGTACGACCACCACAAGCACCTCACCGGCATCGAACCGCGGGTCCTCGCCCATGATCTGCACCCCGGCTACCTGTCCACGCAGTGGGCGCTGACGCAGCCGCTGCGCCGTATCGCCGTGCAGCACCATCACGCGCACGTGGCCGCCTGCGCTGCCGAGCACGGCGTACGGGGACCGTTCCTCGGCATCGCCTACGACGGGCTCGGGCTGGGCGACGACGGCACACTGTGGGGCGGCGAGATACTCGTCGCCGATCTGAGCGGCTACCGCCGCGTGGGGAGGTTCGCGACCGCGCCCCTGCCCGGCGGCGACGCGGCGGTACGCCATCCTTCCCGTACGGCGCTCGGCCATCTGCTCGGCGGCGAGACGCTGGGCTCCCCGCGCCCGTACCCGTGGCTCACCCGGGCCTTCACCGACCGGCTGGACCCCGCCGAGGTCGCCGCCGTACACGCCATGATCGCCCGGGACGTCAACTGCCCACGCGCGTCCAGCGCCGGACGGCTCTTCGACACCGTCGCCGCGCTGCTCGGCCTCGCCGACCGGGTCAGCTACGAGGGCGAGGCCGCCGTCCTGCTCGAAGCGGCGGCGGGCAGCGAGCACGCCGTACCGCTCCCCCACCGGATCGTGCGGGTGCAGGGCCTGTGGGTGTACGACCCCGCACCGACCCTGGCCGGTCTGCTGGAGCGGCAGCTCGGCGCGGAGCCGGTGGCCCGGCTGGCCGCGGCCTTCCATCTCACGCTCGCGATCGTCACGGCGGACCTCGCCGCGCGGGCCGTGGCCGAGGGCGCGCCGCGCACGGTGTGCCTGGGCGGCGGCTGTTTCGTCAACCGCAGGCTGCTCACCGAGGTGAAACGCCGGCTGCGCGCCCAGGGGCTGCGGGTGCTGGTCGGCGGTCAGGTCCCGGTCGGGGACGGCGGCATCAGCTACGGCCAGGCGGCGGTCGCCGCCGCCCGGCTCGCCGAGGAGGAGTGA
- a CDS encoding HypC/HybG/HupF family hydrogenase formation chaperone, with the protein MCLGIPGRVLEIHDDAGLRMATVDFGGVRREACLSCTPEADVGSYVIVHVGFAITLVDEAEAHRTLDVLRAMADAVESELGEPLPRRSAGRAEKGPS; encoded by the coding sequence ATGTGTCTGGGAATCCCAGGCCGGGTCCTGGAGATCCACGACGACGCCGGCCTGCGCATGGCCACCGTCGACTTCGGCGGCGTACGGCGCGAGGCCTGCCTCAGCTGCACGCCCGAGGCGGACGTCGGCTCGTACGTCATCGTGCACGTCGGCTTCGCGATCACGCTGGTCGACGAGGCGGAGGCCCACCGGACGCTCGACGTACTGCGGGCGATGGCGGACGCGGTCGAGAGCGAGCTGGGCGAGCCACTGCCTCGGCGCTCCGCCGGGAGGGCCGAAAAGGGGCCGTCTTGA
- a CDS encoding 4Fe-4S dicluster domain-containing protein has translation MTATAAPAVLDRDGLDALVAALVARGRTVVGPTVRDGAIVLAELTSAAELPYGWGVELDAGRYRLVPREDGAAFAHSAGPQSWKSYLHPARERLWSADRTPEGGVSFTAHEPEAPSYAFLGVRPCDLRAIAIQDRVLTGGRYEDTGYGKRRSKALLIAAECTEPGATCFCVSTGGGPAADPGYDLALTEVVDENGHRFVVRVGSEEGAELLDQVPHRLGDTVTEDTARASVDAARNRMGRALPPVSLRALLGASLEAERWDDVAARCLTCGNCTMVCPTCFCTTTEEVTDLTGDHTERWERWDSCFDLDFSYLHEGPVRPSGRARYRQWLTHKLSTWHDQFGSSGCVGCGRCIAWCPAGIDITEEVAALHAEFETETER, from the coding sequence ATGACCGCCACCGCAGCCCCGGCCGTGCTCGACCGGGACGGGCTGGACGCCCTCGTCGCGGCTCTGGTGGCGCGGGGACGAACCGTCGTCGGGCCGACCGTGCGCGACGGGGCGATCGTGCTGGCCGAACTGACATCGGCGGCCGAACTCCCCTACGGCTGGGGTGTCGAACTGGACGCCGGACGCTACCGGCTGGTCCCCCGCGAGGACGGTGCCGCCTTCGCGCACAGCGCGGGCCCGCAGTCCTGGAAGTCCTACCTGCACCCGGCGCGGGAGCGCCTCTGGAGCGCCGACCGCACACCCGAGGGCGGCGTGTCCTTCACCGCGCACGAGCCCGAGGCGCCCTCGTACGCCTTCCTCGGCGTCCGGCCCTGCGACCTGCGGGCCATCGCGATCCAGGACCGCGTCCTGACCGGCGGGCGGTACGAGGACACCGGCTATGGGAAGCGTCGGTCCAAGGCGCTGCTGATCGCCGCCGAATGCACCGAGCCCGGTGCGACCTGCTTCTGTGTCTCCACCGGCGGCGGGCCCGCGGCGGACCCCGGCTACGACCTCGCGCTGACCGAGGTGGTGGACGAGAACGGGCACCGCTTCGTCGTCCGCGTCGGCAGCGAGGAGGGCGCCGAACTGCTGGACCAGGTACCCCACCGCCTCGGTGACACGGTCACGGAAGACACCGCCCGCGCCTCGGTGGACGCCGCCCGTAACCGCATGGGACGGGCGCTCCCCCCGGTCAGCCTGCGCGCGCTGCTTGGCGCGAGCCTGGAGGCCGAGCGCTGGGACGACGTCGCCGCCCGTTGTCTGACCTGCGGCAACTGCACGATGGTGTGCCCCACCTGTTTCTGCACGACCACCGAGGAGGTCACCGACCTCACCGGTGACCACACCGAGCGCTGGGAGCGCTGGGACTCCTGCTTCGACCTGGACTTCTCGTATCTGCACGAGGGCCCGGTCCGCCCGTCGGGGCGTGCCCGCTACCGGCAGTGGCTCACCCACAAACTGTCCACCTGGCACGACCAGTTCGGCAGCTCCGGGTGTGTCGGCTGCGGGCGGTGCATCGCCTGGTGCCCGGCCGGCATCGACATCACGGAGGAAGTCGCCGCGCTGCACGCCGAATTCGAGACGGAGACGGAGCGATGA
- a CDS encoding Crp/Fnr family transcriptional regulator: MTPSITLSLTHALPPEYRDRLLRVGREVEFRQDARLFEEGARADRFWIVRDGTVALDMHVPGHRTPVIETVGKGDLVGWSWLFEPYVWQLGAVAMTPVRAYEFDAVAVRLMCDDNAEFGRAIGRWVGRVLSHRLNAARARLVDLYGASTSGGAR, from the coding sequence ATGACCCCCTCGATCACCCTGAGCCTGACGCACGCTCTTCCGCCCGAGTACCGGGACCGGCTCCTGCGCGTCGGCCGCGAGGTCGAATTCCGCCAGGACGCCCGGCTCTTCGAGGAGGGTGCGCGCGCCGACCGTTTCTGGATCGTCCGCGACGGCACGGTCGCCCTCGACATGCACGTCCCCGGCCATCGCACGCCCGTGATCGAGACCGTCGGCAAGGGTGATCTCGTGGGCTGGTCCTGGCTGTTCGAGCCGTATGTGTGGCAGCTGGGCGCCGTGGCGATGACCCCGGTGCGGGCGTACGAGTTCGACGCCGTCGCCGTCCGCCTGATGTGCGACGACAATGCCGAGTTCGGCAGGGCGATCGGACGCTGGGTCGGCCGCGTGCTGTCCCATCGGCTGAACGCCGCCCGCGCCCGGCTGGTCGACCTGTACGGCGCCTCCACGAGCGGCGGTGCGCGATGA
- a CDS encoding FAD/NAD(P)-binding protein has translation MSAVPVPYVVVDRHRETAESVTLRLEPVADALERFAPGQFAMVHCFGRGEIPLSVSSVQSTGGLAHTIRSVGAVSDGLCAARVGDVLGLRGPYGTSWGFEQARGHDVLVVAGGIGHAPLRPLILSVLAEPEAYGRLSVLIGARTPDELVGRTETESWPTAYTGVTVDWPDTAWRGDVGVVTQLLGRAPFEPADTWAFVCGPEPMIRATARELAQRGVRKERIRVSLERNMRCATGHCGHCQLGPLLVCRDGPVVGWDQAEPLLSVREL, from the coding sequence ATGAGCGCTGTTCCGGTCCCCTACGTCGTGGTCGATCGCCATCGGGAGACCGCGGAGTCGGTCACGCTGCGGCTCGAACCGGTCGCCGACGCGCTGGAGCGCTTCGCGCCGGGGCAGTTCGCGATGGTGCACTGCTTCGGCCGCGGCGAGATCCCTCTGTCGGTGAGTTCGGTCCAGTCCACGGGCGGCCTCGCCCACACCATCCGCAGCGTGGGCGCGGTCTCCGACGGTCTGTGCGCGGCCAGGGTCGGTGACGTCCTCGGCCTGCGCGGCCCGTACGGCACGAGCTGGGGGTTCGAGCAGGCCCGCGGGCACGACGTGCTGGTGGTGGCCGGCGGCATCGGGCACGCCCCGCTCAGGCCGCTGATCCTGAGCGTGCTGGCCGAACCGGAGGCGTACGGCCGGCTCAGCGTGCTCATCGGGGCGCGCACTCCGGACGAGCTGGTCGGCCGGACGGAGACGGAGAGCTGGCCGACGGCGTACACCGGGGTGACGGTCGACTGGCCCGACACGGCCTGGCGCGGGGATGTCGGCGTGGTCACCCAGCTCCTCGGCCGGGCTCCCTTCGAGCCGGCCGACACCTGGGCCTTCGTCTGCGGCCCCGAGCCGATGATCCGCGCCACCGCCCGAGAGCTCGCTCAGCGTGGTGTGCGCAAGGAGCGGATACGGGTCTCGCTGGAGCGGAACATGCGCTGCGCGACCGGACACTGCGGGCACTGCCAGCTCGGTCCGCTGCTGGTGTGCCGGGACGGGCCGGTCGTCGGCTGGGACCAGGCCGAACCCCTGCTGTCCGTAAGGGAGTTGTGA
- a CDS encoding oxidoreductase has product MSTPTLAVFKLASCDGCQLTLLDCEDELLALAGKVEIAHFLEATSAVAPGPYDLSLVEGSVTTPGDAERVRSIRAASRHLVTIGACATAGGIQALRNFADVNEYRRTVYAHPEYISTLATSTPVSAHVDVDFELRGCPIDRRQLLEVITAFLAGRKPDIPNHSVCFECKRRGTVCVTVAHGTPCLGPVTHAGCGALCPAYQRGCFGCFGPSGSVNLPALIPLLRNGGASRSDSGKGGGGRRAGGLDEDAVMRFLHTFNAAAFDKELRK; this is encoded by the coding sequence ATGAGCACACCCACGCTCGCCGTGTTCAAACTGGCTTCCTGCGACGGCTGCCAGCTCACCCTGCTCGACTGCGAGGACGAACTCCTGGCGCTGGCGGGCAAGGTGGAGATCGCGCACTTCCTGGAGGCGACCAGCGCGGTGGCGCCCGGCCCGTACGACCTGTCCCTGGTCGAGGGCTCGGTCACCACGCCCGGGGACGCCGAACGGGTCCGCTCCATCCGCGCCGCATCCCGCCACCTGGTGACGATCGGCGCGTGCGCGACAGCCGGCGGCATCCAGGCCCTCAGGAACTTCGCGGACGTCAACGAGTACCGGCGCACGGTCTACGCCCACCCCGAGTACATCTCCACGCTCGCCACCTCCACGCCCGTATCCGCCCACGTGGACGTCGACTTCGAGCTGCGCGGCTGCCCGATCGACCGGCGCCAGCTCCTCGAAGTGATCACCGCGTTCCTCGCCGGCCGCAAGCCCGACATCCCGAACCACAGCGTCTGCTTCGAGTGCAAGCGGCGCGGCACCGTCTGCGTCACCGTCGCCCACGGCACCCCCTGCCTGGGCCCGGTCACACACGCCGGGTGCGGGGCGCTGTGCCCGGCGTACCAGCGTGGCTGCTTCGGCTGCTTCGGCCCGTCCGGTTCGGTGAACCTGCCCGCGCTGATCCCGCTGCTGCGCAACGGAGGTGCATCGCGTAGCGATTCCGGCAAGGGCGGTGGTGGGAGACGGGCGGGCGGCCTCGACGAGGACGCCGTGATGCGGTTCCTGCACACCTTCAACGCCGCCGCATTCGACAAGGAGTTGAGGAAGTGA
- a CDS encoding Ni/Fe hydrogenase subunit alpha, whose amino-acid sequence MTHRGSRVLHVGSLSRVEGEGALRLHVHDGTVTEARLEIYEPPRFFEAFLRGRAYTEPPDITARVCGICPVAYQMSACAAIEDACGVTVDPVIRDLRRLLYCGEWIESHALHIYLLHAPDFLGRTSAIDLARTHRAEVERGLRLKKAGNALMELLGGRAVHPVNVRLGGFHRAPTRNELRPLAEELKRALDDAWETVRWVAGLDFPDAHTDADLLALAAPDTYAIESGTTAFLRADGTTGSFPLRDFTDRVTETHVAHSTALHSRLDGRLHLTGPLARFAVGGHLLSPVALQAAVEAGLGDPREGAVCRNPYRSILVRAVETVYAVDEALRITEAYEPPARPYTEVPPVAGVGHGATEAPRGLLYHRYEIDADGIVTSASLVPPTAQNQGAIEDDLRRLAQRAISEHDPDDAELTALCERAIRNHDPCISCSTHFLDLTVVRTSGDTPRDFSGGCDA is encoded by the coding sequence GTGACCCACCGTGGATCCCGTGTACTGCACGTCGGCTCGCTCTCCCGGGTCGAGGGCGAGGGCGCGCTGCGCCTGCACGTCCACGACGGCACGGTCACCGAGGCGCGGCTGGAGATCTACGAGCCGCCGCGCTTCTTCGAGGCGTTCCTGCGCGGCCGCGCCTACACCGAGCCGCCGGACATCACGGCCCGGGTCTGCGGGATCTGCCCGGTGGCGTACCAGATGAGCGCGTGCGCGGCGATCGAGGACGCCTGCGGGGTGACCGTCGATCCGGTGATCCGTGATCTGCGCCGACTGCTGTACTGCGGCGAGTGGATCGAGAGCCATGCCCTGCACATCTACCTCCTGCACGCACCGGACTTCCTGGGCCGCACGAGCGCGATCGACCTGGCGCGCACGCACCGGGCCGAGGTCGAACGGGGGCTCAGGCTGAAGAAGGCGGGCAACGCCCTCATGGAACTGCTCGGCGGACGGGCCGTGCACCCGGTCAACGTGCGCCTCGGCGGCTTCCACAGGGCGCCGACCCGCAATGAACTGCGGCCGCTCGCCGAGGAGTTGAAGCGGGCACTCGACGACGCATGGGAGACCGTGCGCTGGGTGGCCGGCCTCGACTTCCCCGACGCCCACACCGATGCCGATCTCCTCGCGCTGGCCGCCCCGGACACGTACGCCATCGAGAGCGGCACCACCGCTTTCCTGCGGGCCGACGGCACCACCGGCTCCTTCCCGCTGCGGGACTTCACCGATCGCGTCACCGAGACGCACGTGGCACACTCCACCGCGCTGCACTCGCGGCTCGACGGGCGGCTGCACCTCACCGGCCCGCTCGCCCGGTTCGCGGTCGGCGGGCACCTGCTGTCGCCGGTGGCGCTGCAGGCGGCGGTCGAGGCGGGGCTGGGCGATCCGCGCGAGGGTGCCGTGTGCCGCAATCCGTACCGGTCCATCCTGGTGCGGGCGGTGGAGACCGTGTACGCCGTCGACGAGGCGCTGCGGATCACCGAGGCGTACGAGCCTCCCGCGCGCCCGTACACGGAGGTGCCACCGGTCGCGGGCGTCGGGCACGGTGCGACCGAGGCGCCTCGCGGGCTGCTCTACCACCGCTACGAAATCGACGCCGACGGCATCGTCACCAGCGCGTCGCTGGTGCCGCCCACCGCGCAGAACCAGGGCGCGATCGAGGACGACCTGCGGCGCCTTGCCCAGCGGGCCATCAGCGAACACGACCCGGACGACGCCGAGTTGACGGCCCTGTGCGAGCGGGCGATCCGCAACCACGACCCGTGCATCTCGTGCTCCACCCATTTCCTCGACCTGACGGTCGTCCGCACCTCGGGCGACACCCCGAGAGACTTCTCAGGAGGCTGCGATGCCTGA
- a CDS encoding CBS domain-containing protein, with product MPESPYTVSAVMTHTVVAVGSEAPFKEIVELLDQWKVSALPVLAGEGRVVGVVSEADLLPKEEFRDTDEGELAARAKAGGVTAGELMSTPAVTVHADASLAEAARIMARRHVKRLPVVDGVGLLQGVVSRGDLLKVFLRSDEEIAEEIRHSVLNRLPVTTTLTVSVAEGVVTLGGSMPDRTLIPVVARAVRAVEGVVDIQLDLTHR from the coding sequence ATGCCTGAATCTCCGTACACCGTGAGCGCTGTGATGACGCACACCGTCGTCGCCGTGGGCAGCGAGGCGCCCTTCAAGGAGATCGTCGAGCTGCTCGACCAGTGGAAGGTCAGCGCCCTGCCGGTGCTGGCGGGCGAGGGCCGGGTCGTCGGGGTGGTCTCCGAGGCGGATCTGCTGCCCAAGGAGGAGTTCCGGGACACCGACGAGGGCGAGCTCGCTGCGCGGGCCAAGGCGGGCGGTGTGACGGCGGGTGAGCTGATGAGCACGCCGGCCGTGACCGTGCACGCGGACGCCTCGCTCGCCGAGGCCGCCCGCATCATGGCCCGCCGGCACGTCAAGCGGCTGCCCGTCGTGGACGGGGTGGGCCTCCTGCAGGGCGTGGTCAGCCGCGGCGACCTGCTCAAGGTGTTCCTCCGCTCCGACGAGGAGATCGCGGAGGAGATCCGGCACTCCGTCCTGAACCGGCTTCCGGTCACCACCACCCTGACGGTGTCGGTGGCCGAGGGTGTGGTCACGCTGGGCGGATCCATGCCCGACCGCACGCTCATCCCCGTGGTGGCCCGGGCGGTGCGGGCCGTGGAGGGGGTCGTCGACATCCAACTGGATCTGACGCACCGATGA
- the hypD gene encoding hydrogenase formation protein HypD, giving the protein MKYLDEYRDPVLARRLLDELRQTATRPWRIMEVCGGQTHTLVRQGIDELLPAGMRMIHGPGCPVCVTPLETLDRTMAIAARPGVILTSFGDMLRVPGTDTDLLSLRARGADVRVVYAPMDAVRLAAEHPDREVVFLAVGFETTAPANAMAVLHAARLGLTNFSMLVSHVLVPPAMTALLDDPDCEVQAFLAAGHVCAVMGWREYEPIAARHRVPIVVTGFEPLDLLEGILMAVRQLESGRFEVENQYVRAVRRVGNPAAQDTVRAVFRVTDRAWRGIGPLPDSGLELAEEYRRFDAARRFDVGGLCPVEDAECIAGAILTGAKLPTDCAAYGTRCTPRHPLGAPMVSSEGTCAAFHAAGRTPTRSTA; this is encoded by the coding sequence ATGAAGTACCTCGACGAGTACCGCGATCCCGTCCTCGCCCGGCGGCTGCTGGACGAGCTGCGGCAGACCGCCACCCGTCCCTGGCGGATCATGGAGGTGTGCGGCGGCCAGACCCACACCCTCGTCCGCCAGGGCATCGACGAGCTGCTGCCCGCCGGGATGCGGATGATCCACGGCCCGGGCTGCCCGGTCTGTGTGACTCCGCTGGAGACCCTGGACCGGACTATGGCCATCGCTGCCCGCCCCGGTGTGATCCTCACCAGCTTCGGCGACATGCTGCGCGTGCCCGGCACGGACACCGATCTGCTGTCCCTGCGGGCGCGAGGCGCGGACGTGCGCGTGGTGTACGCCCCGATGGACGCCGTACGTCTGGCCGCCGAGCATCCGGACCGCGAGGTGGTCTTCCTCGCCGTCGGCTTCGAGACGACCGCGCCCGCCAACGCGATGGCGGTGCTGCACGCGGCCCGCCTCGGGCTGACGAACTTCTCGATGCTGGTGAGTCATGTTCTGGTGCCGCCCGCGATGACCGCGCTGCTGGACGATCCGGACTGCGAGGTGCAGGCCTTCCTGGCGGCCGGGCATGTGTGCGCGGTCATGGGCTGGCGCGAATACGAGCCGATCGCCGCCCGCCACCGGGTGCCGATCGTGGTCACCGGGTTCGAGCCGCTGGACCTGCTGGAGGGCATCCTGATGGCCGTACGGCAGCTGGAGTCCGGCCGGTTCGAAGTGGAGAACCAGTACGTGCGGGCCGTGCGCCGGGTCGGCAACCCCGCCGCCCAGGACACCGTCCGCGCGGTCTTCCGGGTCACCGACCGGGCGTGGCGCGGCATCGGTCCGCTGCCCGACAGCGGGCTCGAACTGGCGGAGGAATACCGGCGGTTCGACGCGGCACGCCGCTTCGACGTGGGGGGGCTGTGCCCCGTCGAGGACGCCGAGTGCATCGCGGGCGCCATTCTCACCGGGGCGAAGCTGCCCACCGACTGCGCCGCCTACGGCACCCGTTGCACGCCCCGCCATCCCCTGGGCGCGCCCATGGTGTCGTCCGAGGGCACCTGTGCCGCCTTCCACGCGGCTGGACGCACTCCCACGAGGAGCACGGCATGA
- the hypE gene encoding hydrogenase expression/formation protein HypE, translated as MTIECPTPKHEEEVVLLGHGAGGRLTAELLDQLILPAVHGGTGPLEDAALLPGHPGLVMSTDNFVVSPLFFPGGDIGSLAVHGTVNDLAMRGAWPLALSVSLIVEEGLPLSELRSVMTSLGKAAQDVGVPVVTGDTKVVGRGAADRLFINTTGVGQRHELLCPSAALAHPGDAVLLSGPIGLHGTTVLSTREGLGFESDIASDTRPLHRLVRALVPFGADVHVLRDPTRGGLAAALNEIARDSSVAVEIEESAVRVPEAVASACDLLGLDPLVVANEGCLVAFVDAASAEGALTAMRSVAEGAAAVRIGEVLPDGPQGRVTLRTLVGARRIVDMPLGEQLPRIC; from the coding sequence ATGACCATCGAATGCCCCACCCCGAAGCATGAAGAAGAGGTCGTGCTCCTTGGCCACGGCGCCGGCGGCCGCCTCACCGCGGAGCTGCTCGACCAGCTGATCCTGCCCGCCGTCCATGGCGGTACGGGCCCGCTGGAGGACGCCGCGCTGCTGCCCGGCCACCCCGGCCTGGTGATGAGCACCGACAACTTCGTCGTCAGCCCGCTGTTCTTCCCGGGCGGCGACATCGGCTCCCTGGCCGTCCACGGCACGGTCAACGATCTCGCGATGCGGGGTGCGTGGCCGCTCGCACTGTCCGTCTCCCTGATCGTCGAGGAGGGGCTGCCGCTCTCCGAACTCCGGTCCGTCATGACCTCGTTGGGGAAGGCGGCCCAGGACGTCGGCGTGCCCGTGGTCACCGGGGACACCAAGGTCGTGGGCCGCGGCGCGGCCGACCGGCTCTTCATCAACACCACCGGCGTGGGGCAGAGGCACGAACTGCTCTGCCCGTCCGCCGCGTTGGCCCACCCGGGGGACGCGGTACTGCTCTCCGGGCCGATCGGACTGCACGGCACGACCGTGCTCAGCACCCGGGAGGGCCTCGGCTTCGAGAGCGACATCGCCTCGGACACCCGGCCGCTGCACCGGCTGGTGCGGGCCCTGGTGCCGTTCGGCGCCGACGTCCATGTGCTGCGCGATCCGACCCGGGGCGGGCTCGCCGCCGCTCTCAACGAGATCGCCCGCGACTCGTCCGTCGCCGTCGAGATCGAGGAGAGCGCCGTCCGCGTACCCGAGGCGGTCGCCTCCGCCTGCGACCTGCTTGGCCTGGACCCGCTGGTCGTCGCCAACGAGGGCTGTCTGGTCGCCTTCGTCGACGCCGCCTCGGCCGAGGGCGCGCTGACCGCGATGCGATCGGTGGCCGAGGGCGCGGCGGCGGTGCGGATCGGCGAGGTGCTGCCGGACGGGCCGCAGGGACGTGTGACGCTGCGGACCCTGGTCGGCGCGCGGCGCATCGTGGACATGCCGCTCGGGGAGCAACTGCCCCGTATCTGCTGA